A stretch of Aphelocoma coerulescens isolate FSJ_1873_10779 chromosome 1A, UR_Acoe_1.0, whole genome shotgun sequence DNA encodes these proteins:
- the MAFF gene encoding transcription factor MafF, which yields MAADGLSSKALKVKRELGENTPLLSDEELMGLSVRELNHHLRGLSKEEVARLKQRRRTLKNRGYAASCRVKRVCQKEELQKQKMELEWEVDKLARENAAMRLELDTLRGKYEALQGFARTVATHGPPAKVATASVITIVKSGTNQAAYS from the exons ATGGCTGCGGACGGGCTCTCCAGCAAGGCATTGAAG GTGAAGCGGGAGCTGGGAGAGAACACTCCACTGCTGTCAGATGAGGAGCTGATGGGGCTGTCAGTGCGGGAACTCAACCACCACCTGCGGGGCCTCTCCAAGGAGGAGGTGGCGAGGCTGAAGCAGCGTCGTCGGACGCTGAAGAACCGGGGTTATGCTGCCAGCTGCCGGGTGAAGCGCGTCTGCCAGAAGGAAGAGCTGCAAAAGCAGAAGATGGAGCTGGAGTGGGAGGTGGACAAGCTGGCCCGGGAGAACGCTGCCATGCGCCTGGAGCTCGACACCCTCCGTGGCAAGTACGAGGCCCTGCAGGGCTTCGCCCGCACTGTGGCCACTCATGGGCCCCCTGCCAAGGTGGCTACCGCCAGTGTCATCACCATCGTCAAGTCCGGCACCAATCAGGCCGCCTACTCCTAG
- the PLA2G6 gene encoding 85/88 kDa calcium-independent phospholipase A2 isoform X1, whose amino-acid sequence MQFFGRLLDTFSSVTQIFSNPYRVREVPAAEYAGHACLREEGRVALYKNSLARSWDCLLVNPQSPQVAFRLFQLDNEADALVYFEQYARQLRPFYESSSQPLSLEELQQLSDCLRSYPSWSPAHIAVEFGRRESFRHNHIQSCVNSTDSEDGCTPLHLACRKGDMECLLELLECHARVDITDRNGETVFHYAVRGSNPQIIELLGKTPTTGLDHLNNDGLTALHLACQLGKEDMVRSLLKCRASCSVMGTLGYPIHTALKFSQKGCAQAILEADASQVCSKDPRYEATPLHWAKKAEMTRLLLEYGSEVNASSRTADMALHIAVQRGRLDCAMVLLTHGAHTNARGHDGNTPLHLAMKHDHLDMIKAIIVFGGDVEIPNDFGETPGLLAARSSKGANRKVLLDLLQTVGTERCHPPPNPDSPSLAPSASSFLEGQPSSRSNLNSLGYKDLLYISTTLGQFLKAPDVVDTPIEARRNQDRLLCLDGGGIRGLVLIQLLLAIEKAAGRPIREIFDWIAGTSTGGILALAIVHGKSMDYMRCLYFRMKDMVFRGSRPYESEPLDEFLKKEFGENTKMTDVRKPKVMVTGTLCDRQPAELHLFRNYPVPETKRSTEYMTSASFQPLTRPEEQLVWRAARCSGAAPTYFRPIGRFLDGGLLANNPTLDAMAEIHEYNKTLIKKGQKHEVRKLGLVVSLGTGKPPQVPVSSVDVFRPSNPWELAKTVFGARELGKMVVDCCTDADGPAVDRARAWCEMTDVPYFRLSPQLHMEVMLDEVNDAVLVNALWDTQLYIYQQREQLEQLVRHLCR is encoded by the exons ATGCAGTTCTTTGGGCGGCTGCTGGACACCTTCAGCAGCGTCACGCAGATATTCTCCAACCCGTACCGCGTGAGGGAGGTGCCGGCCGCCGAGTACGCCGGTCATGCCTGCCTGCGGGAGGAGGGCAGGGTGGCCCTCTACAAGAACAGCCTCGCTCGCTCCTGGGACTGCCTGCTGGTGAATCCCCAGAGCCCGCAGGTCGCGTTCCG gctcttCCAGCTGGACAACGAAGCAGACGCCCTGGTGTACTTTGAGCAATATGCCCGGCAGCTGCGCCCTTTCTACGAGAGCTCGAGCCAGCCCTTGTCCCTGgaggagctccagcagctcagtgACTGCCTCCGGAGCTACCCCAGCTGGTCCCCTGCACATATTGCTGTGGAGTTTGGCCgccgggagagcttccggcacAACCACATCCAGAG CTGCGTGAACAGCACGGACAGCGAGGATGGCTGCACCCCGCTGCACCTGGCGTGCCGCAAGGGGGACATGGAGtgcctgctggagctgctggagtgccACGCGCGCGTGGACATCACTGACAGGAACGGGGAGACTGTTTTCCACTATGCTGTGCGAGGGAGCAACCCCCAGATCATTGAG CTCCTGGGCAAAACCCCAACTACTGGCTTGGATCACCTGAACAATGACGGGCTGACAGCTCTGCACCTCGCgtgccagctgggcaaggaggACATGGTTCGGTCCCTGCTGAAGTGCCGCGCCAGCTGCAGCGTCATGGGCACGCTGGGCTACCCCATCCACACAGCACTGAAGTTCTCTCAGAAGGG gtgtgcccaggccATCCTTGAGGCAGATGCCAGCCAGGTTTGCTCCAAGGACCCACGCTATGAAGCCACTCCACTGCACTGGGCGAAGAAGGCGGAG ATGAcacggctgctgctggagtacGGCTCCGAGGTGAACGCGAGCAGCCGCACGGCCGACATGGCTCTGCACATTGCGGTGCAGAGGGGCCGCCTGGACTGCGCCATGGTCCTGCTGACACACGGCGCCCACACCAACGCCCGGGGACACGATGGCAACACCCCGCTGCACCTGGCCATGAAG CATGACCACCTGGATATGATCAAAGCAATCATCGTGTTTGGAGGAGATGTTGAAATCCCCAATGATTTCGGGGAGACACCAGGGCTGTTGGCAGCCAGGAGCAGCAAAG GTGCGAACCGGAAAGTGCTCTTAGACCTGCTGCAAACTGTAGGGACCGAACGCTGCCACCCACCACCCAACCCTGACTCCCCAAGCCTGGCACCATCTGCCTCCTCCTTCCTGGAAGGCCAACCTTCCTCGCGGAGCAACCTCAACAGCTTAG GGTACAAGGACCTTCTGTATATTTCCACAACACTCGGACAGTTTCTGAAGGCACCAGATGTTGTGGACACGCCCATTGAGGCTAGAAGAAA TCAGGACCGTCTCCTGTGCTTGGATGGAGGCGGCATCCGGGGCCTTGTGCTCATCCAGCTTCTCCTGGCTATTGAAAAGGCTGCAGGCCGTCCCATTCGTGAGATTTTTGACTGGATTGCCGGGACCAGCACTGGAGGGATCTTGGCACTGGCTATTGTACATG GAAAGTCCATGGACTACATGCGCTGCCTGTACTTCCGCATGAAGGACATGGTGTTCCGGGGGTCTCGGCCCTACGAGTCGGAGCCCCTGGATGAGTTCTTGAagaaggaatttggggaaaacacCAAAATGACAGATGTCCGAAAACCCAA GGTTATGGTGACAGGGACATTGTGTGACCGACAGCCAGCTGAGCTCCACCTTTTCCGGAATTACCCTGTACCAGAGACAAAACGCTCCACTGAATACATGACAAGTGCATCTTTCCAGCCACTCACTCGGCCAGAAG agcagctcgtGTGGCGCGCTGCCCGCTGCAGCGGCGCGGCTCCCACTTATTTCCGGCCCATCGGCCGCTTCCTGGATGGAGGGCTGCTGGCCAACAACCCTACCCTTGATGCCATGGCAGAGATCCATGAGTACAACAAGACACTGATCAAAAAG GGTCAGAAGCATGAAGTAAGAAAATTGGGGTTGGTGGtctccctggggacagggaagcCTCCTCAGGTCCCAGTGAGCTCTGTGGATGTTTTCCGCCCCTCAAACCCTTGGGAGTTGGCAAAGACCGTCTTTGGGGCCAGGGAGCTTGGCAAGATGGTGGTGGATTGT TGCACTGACGCAGATGGCCCAGCTGTGGATCGTGCCAGGGCCTGGTGTGAGATGACGGATGTGCCGTATTTCCG GCTCAGCCCTCAGCTGCACATGGAGGTGATGCTGGACGAGGTGAACGACGCCGTGCTGGTGAACGCTCTCTGGGACACCCAGCTCTACATCTACCAGCAgcgggagcagctggagcagctggtgcGACATCTCTGCCGATGA
- the PLA2G6 gene encoding 85/88 kDa calcium-independent phospholipase A2 isoform X2, translating to MQFFGRLLDTFSSVTQIFSNPYRVREVPAAEYAGHACLREEGRVALYKNSLARSWDCLLVNPQSPQVAFRLFQLDNEADALVYFEQYARQLRPFYESSSQPLSLEELQQLSDCLRSYPSWSPAHIAVEFGRRESFRHNHIQSCVNSTDSEDGCTPLHLACRKGDMECLLELLECHARVDITDRNGETVFHYAVRGSNPQIIELLGKTPTTGLDHLNNDGLTALHLACQLGKEDMVRSLLKCRASCSVMGTLGYPIHTALKFSQKGCAQAILEADASQVCSKDPRYEATPLHWAKKAEMTRLLLEYGSEVNASSRTADMALHIAVQRGRLDCAMVLLTHGAHTNARGHDGNTPLHLAMKHDHLDMIKAIIVFGGDVEIPNDFGETPGLLAARSSKGYKDLLYISTTLGQFLKAPDVVDTPIEARRNQDRLLCLDGGGIRGLVLIQLLLAIEKAAGRPIREIFDWIAGTSTGGILALAIVHGKSMDYMRCLYFRMKDMVFRGSRPYESEPLDEFLKKEFGENTKMTDVRKPKVMVTGTLCDRQPAELHLFRNYPVPETKRSTEYMTSASFQPLTRPEEQLVWRAARCSGAAPTYFRPIGRFLDGGLLANNPTLDAMAEIHEYNKTLIKKGQKHEVRKLGLVVSLGTGKPPQVPVSSVDVFRPSNPWELAKTVFGARELGKMVVDCCTDADGPAVDRARAWCEMTDVPYFRLSPQLHMEVMLDEVNDAVLVNALWDTQLYIYQQREQLEQLVRHLCR from the exons ATGCAGTTCTTTGGGCGGCTGCTGGACACCTTCAGCAGCGTCACGCAGATATTCTCCAACCCGTACCGCGTGAGGGAGGTGCCGGCCGCCGAGTACGCCGGTCATGCCTGCCTGCGGGAGGAGGGCAGGGTGGCCCTCTACAAGAACAGCCTCGCTCGCTCCTGGGACTGCCTGCTGGTGAATCCCCAGAGCCCGCAGGTCGCGTTCCG gctcttCCAGCTGGACAACGAAGCAGACGCCCTGGTGTACTTTGAGCAATATGCCCGGCAGCTGCGCCCTTTCTACGAGAGCTCGAGCCAGCCCTTGTCCCTGgaggagctccagcagctcagtgACTGCCTCCGGAGCTACCCCAGCTGGTCCCCTGCACATATTGCTGTGGAGTTTGGCCgccgggagagcttccggcacAACCACATCCAGAG CTGCGTGAACAGCACGGACAGCGAGGATGGCTGCACCCCGCTGCACCTGGCGTGCCGCAAGGGGGACATGGAGtgcctgctggagctgctggagtgccACGCGCGCGTGGACATCACTGACAGGAACGGGGAGACTGTTTTCCACTATGCTGTGCGAGGGAGCAACCCCCAGATCATTGAG CTCCTGGGCAAAACCCCAACTACTGGCTTGGATCACCTGAACAATGACGGGCTGACAGCTCTGCACCTCGCgtgccagctgggcaaggaggACATGGTTCGGTCCCTGCTGAAGTGCCGCGCCAGCTGCAGCGTCATGGGCACGCTGGGCTACCCCATCCACACAGCACTGAAGTTCTCTCAGAAGGG gtgtgcccaggccATCCTTGAGGCAGATGCCAGCCAGGTTTGCTCCAAGGACCCACGCTATGAAGCCACTCCACTGCACTGGGCGAAGAAGGCGGAG ATGAcacggctgctgctggagtacGGCTCCGAGGTGAACGCGAGCAGCCGCACGGCCGACATGGCTCTGCACATTGCGGTGCAGAGGGGCCGCCTGGACTGCGCCATGGTCCTGCTGACACACGGCGCCCACACCAACGCCCGGGGACACGATGGCAACACCCCGCTGCACCTGGCCATGAAG CATGACCACCTGGATATGATCAAAGCAATCATCGTGTTTGGAGGAGATGTTGAAATCCCCAATGATTTCGGGGAGACACCAGGGCTGTTGGCAGCCAGGAGCAGCAAAG GGTACAAGGACCTTCTGTATATTTCCACAACACTCGGACAGTTTCTGAAGGCACCAGATGTTGTGGACACGCCCATTGAGGCTAGAAGAAA TCAGGACCGTCTCCTGTGCTTGGATGGAGGCGGCATCCGGGGCCTTGTGCTCATCCAGCTTCTCCTGGCTATTGAAAAGGCTGCAGGCCGTCCCATTCGTGAGATTTTTGACTGGATTGCCGGGACCAGCACTGGAGGGATCTTGGCACTGGCTATTGTACATG GAAAGTCCATGGACTACATGCGCTGCCTGTACTTCCGCATGAAGGACATGGTGTTCCGGGGGTCTCGGCCCTACGAGTCGGAGCCCCTGGATGAGTTCTTGAagaaggaatttggggaaaacacCAAAATGACAGATGTCCGAAAACCCAA GGTTATGGTGACAGGGACATTGTGTGACCGACAGCCAGCTGAGCTCCACCTTTTCCGGAATTACCCTGTACCAGAGACAAAACGCTCCACTGAATACATGACAAGTGCATCTTTCCAGCCACTCACTCGGCCAGAAG agcagctcgtGTGGCGCGCTGCCCGCTGCAGCGGCGCGGCTCCCACTTATTTCCGGCCCATCGGCCGCTTCCTGGATGGAGGGCTGCTGGCCAACAACCCTACCCTTGATGCCATGGCAGAGATCCATGAGTACAACAAGACACTGATCAAAAAG GGTCAGAAGCATGAAGTAAGAAAATTGGGGTTGGTGGtctccctggggacagggaagcCTCCTCAGGTCCCAGTGAGCTCTGTGGATGTTTTCCGCCCCTCAAACCCTTGGGAGTTGGCAAAGACCGTCTTTGGGGCCAGGGAGCTTGGCAAGATGGTGGTGGATTGT TGCACTGACGCAGATGGCCCAGCTGTGGATCGTGCCAGGGCCTGGTGTGAGATGACGGATGTGCCGTATTTCCG GCTCAGCCCTCAGCTGCACATGGAGGTGATGCTGGACGAGGTGAACGACGCCGTGCTGGTGAACGCTCTCTGGGACACCCAGCTCTACATCTACCAGCAgcgggagcagctggagcagctggtgcGACATCTCTGCCGATGA